One Trichormus variabilis 0441 genomic window, CGCTTCTAGGAACTAGTAAATGAGTGTTTAAACTCCGTCAGCAAGTCATAAGGGACTTCCAGATAAAAAAATATCCCAAATGTAGGGTGCGTCAGTGCGAGAAAACTTAGCTGTACCAAAAAATTATTCATACTGACGCACCCTACTAACCGTCAATTTGGAATAATTTCTTTTTTGGTGTTCCCTAAATACTCCCAGACAAGTCTTTGATACTCATGAGCGAGTCATAAATACTCACGGATGAGTCTTTGATACTCATGAGCAAGTCATAAATACTTGCGGACGAGTTTTTGATATTCGTGAACGAGTCATAAATACTCGCGGACAAGTTTTTGATATTCGTGAGCCAGTCATAAATACTCACGGACAAGTTTTTGATATTCGTGAGCCAGTCATAAATACTCACGGACAAGTCTTTGATATTCGTGAGCCAATCATAAATACTCACGGACGAGTCTTTGATATTCATGAAGCTTTTAAGCCTCTCCCCGGCGCGGATACTGTTGGCGAATTATTGAAGGGTTAAGCCCCTCAAGAGTTTGGAACAGTGGAAAAAAGAGAATAAGTATATTGAGCGTAGCATCTACAAAGATTATGACCCTGCACCCGCGTGATATGTCGCAGATTCCTGAAACAACAGCGCAAGTAGCCCGGAATTCATTTCCCAAAGGGAACATATATATGAAGATGCGGGATGAAATAGGAGTGTTATATAAGGATGAGGATTTTGTCAAACTTTACCGCGCAGATTGTGGTCAAAGTGGAATATCAGCAGGACAACTGGCATTAGTGACAGTAATGCAATTTATCGAAGGTTTAACGGATAGACAAGCGGCGGATGCAGTGAGGGGTCATATTGATTGGAAATACGCACTATCGTTGGAATTAAATGACCCAGGGTTTGATTATTCAGTACTTTCAGAATTTCGTCAGCGATTAATCAAAGCAGGACGAGAGCGAGAGTTACTCAACCAAATGCTAGCTCGTTTCCAAGAACTAGGTTGGCTCAAAAATCGCGGCCGTGTCAGAACTGATTCAACTCACGTATTAGCCGCAGTACGACAGTTAAATCGTTTGGAATTAGTGGGAGAAACTTTACGTCATACCTTAAATGACTTGGCTTATTTTGCCCCTGATTGGCTCAAATCGAGAGTTGACGTTGATTGGTTTGAACGTTACTCCCTGAGATTTGAGCAATACCGCTTGCCCAAATCAAAAGCCGAACGTGAGAAATTGAGGCGAAAAATTGGTGAGGATGGTCATCATTTGCTATCCGCTTTGTATGCAGACTCAACTTGTAATTGGCTGTGGCAGATTCCATCAGTGGAAACATTACGTATAGTTTGGGTGCAACAATACTATATTCAATTGCAACAAGTCTATTGGCGAGAACAAGATAACTTACCACCAAATAGACTACAGATTGAATCTCCTTACGATGTTGATGCACGCAATTCCAGCAAGCGAGAAATCAACTGGACTGGTTATAATCTGCATCTGACAGAAATTTGTCACCCCATACTGCCAAACTTAATTATCAATGTGGAAACGTCCGTGGCCACAAGTGCGGATGTTGAGATGACACCAGTAATTCATTCTCGTTTAAACCAGAACAATCTTTTGCCACAAGAACATGTTGTCGATACTGGCTATGTCAATGCTCAAAACTTAGTCGATAGTCAATCCCATTTTCATGTTGATTTAGTAGGAAAAGTTCCCCCCGGAACTAGTTGGCAAGCAACAGCACAATCCGGCTTTGAGCAAAATTGCTTCACTATTCATTGGGATTTGATGCGTGTTGATTGCCCAATGGGTAAACAAAGTAAGTCCTGGCGTACAACTGTCGATAGCCATGACAATCCAGTAGTCAAAATACAATTTGACAAATCCGATTGTTCGCTTTGTTCAAGTCGCTCAAAATGCACTCGCTCCAAAAAACTACCGCGTCTTCTGACCCTCAAACCACAGGAACTACATCTTGCATTACATGATGCTCGCATTCGCCAAAAAACTGAATCTTTTCAACAAATTTATCACCAACGTGCTGGCGTTGAAGGCTTGATTTCCCAAGCTACTGGTCGCTACCAATTACGCCGTTGTCGCTACATTGGTCTTGCCAAAACTCTCTTGCAGCATGTCATTACTGCTGCTGCTATCAACTTCAGTCGGATGTGGGATTGGTGGCAACATGTCCCACGCAGTCAGACTCGCGTTTCTCACTTTGCTCGAATTGCTCCCACTGCCTCATAGTATTCCTGATTTTCTATTTTGTGATGATTGGTTTTGCCCTCTATCAATTCGCCAACAGTATCCGGCGCGGGGAGAGGTACCCTGCGGGAAGCAAGCTATGGAGAGGGGTTATTCCAAATCTATCGAACTAACACCAACCGAACCCTATTGCTCATAAATAAGTCAGAACAAAATTTAGAAATTCTGTTTTAAAGCTTGCAAAACTTCATCAGCATCAACGCGACCCCAATAATAGCCCATTTCATCACTCATTAAGCGAGCCTTTTCTGCTTCCGTCGTCGCTGCTGGGTAATTGTGGTTTGCCAGGTGCATCCACCCCAAAGCAACACGGATATCCGCTTCAGAAAGGCGATAACCACCAGTACAGGCATAATTCAGCGCTTCTTCTAAATCACTACGCGCCGCCGCAACATCACCCTGACGCGCCGCCCACCTCCCCCGTGCTAGTAGTGCTTCAATCAGGACGGCTCGCTCAGATATACTACGAGCAATTTTGAGGGCTTCATTATAATATTCGTAGGCATTGTCGTGTTGCCCAGCATCTGTATCTAGATCGCCTAACACACGATAATAACTACTTACTGTAGCAGGGCAGTTATTGCGTTGGTAAATCTCTAAGTTTGTCTCTGTTACCTGCCGTGCATGGTCACTACTTCCTACTCGCCGCAGATAATTAACTTGAATGATGCCATTCAAGAAGTGTAGATAAAGCTTACTGGAGGAGTCAATTTCTGGTTGCAATGCTTCTGCCTGTTGAAAAAATGCACTGGCTATCTCATTATCACCCTGCAAGTGTGCAACCCATCCTTGCCACCTTAATGAACTGAGCTTACCTTCCTTGCTTCCAGCACGACGAGCAAGATTTAATGCTTCCCTATCAGCATCAGCACTAGCTTCAAGCTTTCCGAGAGATTCATATAGCACTGCTAGGTTTTGGTATGAGATGCTGATGTTGAGCCAATGTTTTGTGCTTGGATAAATAGTAATAACACGCTCATAGAGAGGTAAGGCTTCAGCCAAACGACCCACACTCATTAAACTTTGGGCAACATTTTGTAATATCCAACATTTTTTCGCAAGAGTACCGACCTGTGGCTCTTGGGAAGTATCGCCATTAGGAAAAAATTCTACCATCAAAGCTAGGTTAATATCCCAGGCACTTAGTTTGTCGAGTAAAACAAAATTTATGCCTTGTAATACACGCTCCCAAAAAACATTGAAAGCCTCATCATAACTACCAGCACAACAGAGGTGATGCACTGCCTCAATTGGGAAAGCCAAACTTTCTATACTGGGGTTTTCTGGTATTGGCCCAGCAATTCTGAGGTAATAATCTGCAATGCGTTGATGAATTTCCTTCGCTTGCACACCCAAATTATTCTCTAGTCGCTGAGAGTAGTGGGCGCTAATAAGCGGGTGCATTGTGTAGTAATTTGCCTCTGGGTAAAAGCGCAAGATGCGATAATTTAGCAATCGTCGAATCATCCCATTAAAGGTAGAACCTCGTAAGTCAGCTAATGGCGCATTCAGCTGTCTTTTGAGTCTAGCTGCTACCCTGCGTTGGCTAGGAAATAAACGATCAATGAACCGCCAATACAAACGTTGGAATTTCAGAAATAAACCATCTAGTGTTGATCTCGGCTGATCTCTGTCGCGTGGTAGTTTTCCTGGGAGTACGCCTTGAAATACTGAGGTAAACAGTGATGGCGGAACAGCTAACCGGAACGCACTAAATATTGTTAAAAACTCTTTTTCAGCTTGTGTTAAATGCTCATCATAGCGACGCAGTACTCGCTGTACTCTCTCATAACGAGGTTCACTTGCTGTAGGTGGCTTAATTTCACGGATATATTTTACATTGCCATTATGCACATCCACTAAATAAGCTCCCAGCAAACTGAGAACCAAAGCATAGCCGTCCCAATTTTCCACAATTTTATTCAGTTCATTATCAGCACCTTTGACACCAACTTTTCGTAATAAAGTGCGCCCCTCTTCTTGGCTCAAGCGCTCTACATCCCGATGGGTGTAAGTGGTGAAATCAATCAGGTCTACCAGTGGCGCACGGCTGTTAATCAAACAAAATGATTCATGTTCTCCCGCCGCAAACTCCCGCAAAAAATCCCGTAGTTCTAAATTAGTTAATTCGCCGTAGTCATCTCCCTCTTCCTGTT contains:
- a CDS encoding IS5-like element ISAva5 family transposase; the protein is MTLHPRDMSQIPETTAQVARNSFPKGNIYMKMRDEIGVLYKDEDFVKLYRADCGQSGISAGQLALVTVMQFIEGLTDRQAADAVRGHIDWKYALSLELNDPGFDYSVLSEFRQRLIKAGRERELLNQMLARFQELGWLKNRGRVRTDSTHVLAAVRQLNRLELVGETLRHTLNDLAYFAPDWLKSRVDVDWFERYSLRFEQYRLPKSKAEREKLRRKIGEDGHHLLSALYADSTCNWLWQIPSVETLRIVWVQQYYIQLQQVYWREQDNLPPNRLQIESPYDVDARNSSKREINWTGYNLHLTEICHPILPNLIINVETSVATSADVEMTPVIHSRLNQNNLLPQEHVVDTGYVNAQNLVDSQSHFHVDLVGKVPPGTSWQATAQSGFEQNCFTIHWDLMRVDCPMGKQSKSWRTTVDSHDNPVVKIQFDKSDCSLCSSRSKCTRSKKLPRLLTLKPQELHLALHDARIRQKTESFQQIYHQRAGVEGLISQATGRYQLRRCRYIGLAKTLLQHVITAAAINFSRMWDWWQHVPRSQTRVSHFARIAPTAS
- a CDS encoding tetratricopeptide repeat protein, producing MSQIQNLRNFTVQIRGVNNVIVGTGFVVSLTGQIVTCCHVVRDAGGEVAEGVEINVYFPKAIKPEQKAHIATVTACFLDHDDDVVVLQLDTATLPDGIEPAILGMAEGSAGNKFRSFGYRRLQNYQGLPAHGEIVDFAESPEALILHSDPVMLNSQHIDSGMSGSAVLDIERNLVVGVIAETWDSGESEKDRDTSFAVDCRVLTFDPMSLPLADALPTPQPTINANPTGEQPVSQPGIISNLNNAPAPLEEWVGRADFLKTLNQDWVDSNCSIVGLIGFGGEGKSSLTRRWLEDLLQDSSLPQPTGVFWWGFYEKNNVLEFLEAALEFLVPGIDPYKVTWAEKVNFIHGMLKSGRYLFILDGLEVLQQEEGDDYGELTNLELRDFLREFAAGEHESFCLINSRAPLVDLIDFTTYTHRDVERLSQEEGRTLLRKVGVKGADNELNKIVENWDGYALVLSLLGAYLVDVHNGNVKYIREIKPPTASEPRYERVQRVLRRYDEHLTQAEKEFLTIFSAFRLAVPPSLFTSVFQGVLPGKLPRDRDQPRSTLDGLFLKFQRLYWRFIDRLFPSQRRVAARLKRQLNAPLADLRGSTFNGMIRRLLNYRILRFYPEANYYTMHPLISAHYSQRLENNLGVQAKEIHQRIADYYLRIAGPIPENPSIESLAFPIEAVHHLCCAGSYDEAFNVFWERVLQGINFVLLDKLSAWDINLALMVEFFPNGDTSQEPQVGTLAKKCWILQNVAQSLMSVGRLAEALPLYERVITIYPSTKHWLNISISYQNLAVLYESLGKLEASADADREALNLARRAGSKEGKLSSLRWQGWVAHLQGDNEIASAFFQQAEALQPEIDSSSKLYLHFLNGIIQVNYLRRVGSSDHARQVTETNLEIYQRNNCPATVSSYYRVLGDLDTDAGQHDNAYEYYNEALKIARSISERAVLIEALLARGRWAARQGDVAAARSDLEEALNYACTGGYRLSEADIRVALGWMHLANHNYPAATTEAEKARLMSDEMGYYWGRVDADEVLQALKQNF